TACGAACTTGAAGACCTATAATCGAATAATCCTGTTGGCTCTGATGTTTCCCGTGATTTTACTGGGTGGGTGCGGCGTCTATTCATTTACCGGGGTGGCAATTACGGCCGAAACTATTTCTATCGAAATGTTTTATAATGACGCTGAGGGTGGGCCTCCCGATATGGCTCAGACTTTCTCCAATGAATTGAGAGATTATTACCAATCCAATACGAACCTAACACTGGTGGAATCGGACGGAGAGCTTCAATTGGAAGGTGTAATAACAGGATACAGGCTAACCCCAATAGCTCCCACAGCTACTAATAACGACCAACTTGGAGGTAGTACCTCGGCATTAACCAGGCTGACAATCACTGTACAAGCTACATATATAAATACACAGGATGATCAGTTTAACTTTGAAAACCGCTCATTCTCTTTTTACAGCGACTTCGATAGTAATCAAAATCTTACAACTATTGAAGATCAACTGCTTCAGGAAATATTTGA
This region of Fulvivirga ulvae genomic DNA includes:
- a CDS encoding LptE family protein — translated: MKTYNRIILLALMFPVILLGGCGVYSFTGVAITAETISIEMFYNDAEGGPPDMAQTFSNELRDYYQSNTNLTLVESDGELQLEGVITGYRLTPIAPTATNNDQLGGSTSALTRLTITVQATYINTQDDQFNFENRSFSFYSDFDSNQNLTTIEDQLLQEIFDQIILDIFNASVANW